In Rhodospirillales bacterium, a genomic segment contains:
- a CDS encoding SLC13 family permease: MSEYVFLGILLLAALYLFWSQRLRPDVTAFLVMLALIVPWPHPGGEWRGVLTYEQGFSGFGSAAVLMIASMFIMGSAMVQTGAAEVLGLGALRRVAGREWSLQMAVLTLATVMSMFINDTTVVVILLPLLLNLCREFNLPPSRYLLLAAYGALMGGQWTLIGTRSNILLSDFLRQRTDAGIGFFDFTPNAAAVFLVAAAFVFFIGRHWLPAHEPEQGPEAVTRFLTEIVVAEGSSAVGRKIRELDLFRNRQLRIVAVIRDGRRQVRSAPLAAGDMILIRGTADQIGRFVKSSDFEVQEQTKLTRAFLAKVDLVTVEAMVSPSSYFVGATLEDIALSDRYGVTVLGMERRGHWLTERLTETRLMHGDALLLLGSADDVERLGRSRDLILLQEHAFPAVGQAKALILLGLMAGVIVLSVGGLMAAAISIPLAAALAILFGCISVRSAYAAIDWPTLVILGGMIPFGIALEESGAASAIATLAVQHPSASGATPIVFLAALLLAAVVLTQMIENAAVAIIVAPIAFQVAELADLDAKAVMIPLAVCISAGFATPVAHEATILVMGPGEYRFKHYLLLGGVLAIITWLVTLIVTPLVWPLAG; encoded by the coding sequence TTGTCCGAGTACGTCTTCCTGGGCATCCTGCTGCTCGCGGCGCTCTACCTGTTCTGGAGCCAGCGCCTGCGCCCGGACGTCACCGCGTTCCTGGTCATGCTGGCGCTGATCGTGCCGTGGCCGCATCCCGGCGGCGAGTGGCGGGGGGTCCTGACCTACGAGCAAGGCTTCTCCGGCTTCGGCAGCGCCGCGGTGCTGATGATCGCCAGCATGTTCATCATGGGTTCTGCGATGGTGCAGACCGGCGCCGCCGAGGTGCTCGGCCTCGGCGCCCTGCGCCGTGTCGCCGGCCGCGAATGGTCGTTGCAGATGGCGGTGCTGACGCTGGCGACGGTGATGTCCATGTTTATCAACGACACCACTGTGGTGGTCATTCTGCTGCCGCTGCTGCTCAACCTGTGCCGCGAGTTCAATCTGCCGCCGTCACGCTATCTGCTGCTCGCAGCGTACGGTGCGTTGATGGGCGGGCAATGGACCCTGATCGGCACCCGCAGCAATATCCTGCTGAGTGATTTTCTCCGCCAGCGCACCGACGCCGGCATCGGCTTCTTCGACTTCACGCCCAATGCCGCGGCGGTGTTCCTGGTGGCGGCGGCGTTCGTGTTCTTCATTGGCCGGCACTGGTTGCCTGCCCATGAGCCCGAACAGGGACCGGAGGCGGTGACACGGTTTCTGACCGAGATCGTCGTCGCAGAGGGCTCCAGCGCCGTCGGCCGCAAGATCCGCGAGCTGGATCTGTTTCGGAACAGGCAACTCCGCATCGTTGCCGTCATTCGCGACGGCCGTCGCCAGGTCCGCTCCGCTCCCCTCGCCGCCGGGGACATGATCCTCATTCGCGGCACCGCAGACCAGATCGGGCGCTTCGTGAAGTCCTCGGATTTCGAGGTTCAGGAACAGACCAAACTGACTCGAGCGTTCCTCGCCAAAGTCGATCTGGTGACCGTCGAGGCGATGGTGTCGCCGTCGTCGTACTTCGTCGGGGCGACACTGGAAGACATCGCGCTCAGCGACCGCTACGGCGTCACCGTGCTGGGCATGGAACGGCGGGGCCACTGGCTGACCGAGCGCCTGACCGAGACGCGCCTCATGCACGGCGACGCGCTCCTGCTGCTCGGTAGCGCCGACGATGTGGAGCGCCTCGGGCGGAGCCGCGATCTGATTTTACTTCAGGAGCACGCCTTTCCGGCGGTGGGGCAGGCCAAGGCGCTCATCCTTCTCGGCTTGATGGCCGGAGTTATCGTGCTGTCGGTGGGCGGCTTGATGGCGGCCGCGATCTCCATCCCGCTCGCGGCGGCGCTCGCCATCCTGTTCGGCTGCATCAGCGTGCGCTCGGCTTACGCCGCCATTGACTGGCCGACCCTGGTCATTCTCGGCGGCATGATCCCGTTCGGCATCGCGCTCGAGGAAAGCGGCGCCGCTTCGGCGATCGCGACGCTGGCCGTGCAGCACCCATCGGCGAGCGGCGCCACGCCCATCGTGTTTCTGGCGGCACTGTTGCTGGCGGCGGTCGTCCTGACGCAGATGATCGAGAATGCCGCGGTCGCCATCATCGTCGCGCCGATCGCGTTTCAGGTTGCGGAACTTGCCGACCTCGACGCCAAGGCGGTGATGATCCCGCTCGCCGTCTGCATCTCGGCCGGTTTCGCAACTCCGGTCGCCCATGAAGCCACAATCCTGGTGATGGGTCCCGGCGAGTATCGCTTCAAGCACTACTTGCTGCTCGGCGGCGTGCTCGCCATCATCACCTGGTTGGTGACCCTCATCGTCACGCCGCTGGTGTGGCCGTTGGCCGGCTGA
- a CDS encoding mechanosensitive ion channel, translating into MAVDSDARSDAAIAERIRSIIRELPALGAVRIEVAAGVVTLAGEVADAESAEEAEKLADRVAGVVAVRNEIKLDESVERRLAPAWQRLEKRVADAYDMAPVAAAALLLFALIVVLGIWIASLRWPWQRIAPNAFVADLIRQLLRLAFIAAGLVIALDILGATALLGTILGAAGILGLAIGFALRDTIENYVASIMLSIRQPFRPNDLVRIGDHEGHVIRLTSRATILMSLDGNHVRIPNADVFKGIVVNYTRNPERRFEFTLGVATDCNLKQAVDVGVAALEHLPFVLRQPGPAGTVQDVGDSNVLLWFSGWIDQQQTDFLKARGEGIRLAKRALEDAGFALPEPIYTIRMGAAASAAVGSAVPPAPAGEAHRTPAATPERADVGDASRETAVVEKVDAERSSLGEQDLLRPEAPGE; encoded by the coding sequence ATCGCCGTCGACAGTGACGCCCGCTCCGACGCCGCGATCGCCGAGCGCATCCGCTCCATCATTCGCGAGCTTCCGGCGCTCGGCGCCGTCAGGATCGAGGTCGCGGCCGGCGTCGTCACGCTGGCGGGGGAGGTCGCCGACGCCGAGAGCGCCGAGGAAGCGGAAAAGCTGGCGGACCGGGTCGCTGGCGTGGTCGCCGTGCGCAACGAGATCAAGCTCGACGAGTCGGTTGAGAGGCGCCTCGCGCCGGCGTGGCAGCGGCTGGAGAAGCGGGTCGCCGACGCCTATGACATGGCCCCCGTCGCCGCCGCGGCGCTGCTTCTGTTCGCGCTCATCGTCGTGCTCGGCATCTGGATCGCCAGCCTGCGCTGGCCGTGGCAGCGGATCGCCCCCAACGCGTTCGTCGCCGACCTGATCCGCCAGTTGCTGCGGCTGGCGTTCATCGCCGCCGGGCTCGTCATCGCCCTCGATATTCTCGGCGCCACCGCGCTGCTCGGCACCATCCTCGGCGCCGCCGGCATCCTCGGCCTCGCCATAGGCTTCGCGCTTCGCGACACCATCGAGAACTACGTCGCCAGCATCATGCTCAGCATCCGCCAGCCGTTTCGGCCCAACGATCTGGTGCGGATCGGCGACCACGAAGGGCATGTCATCCGTCTGACGTCGCGCGCCACCATCCTGATGTCGCTGGACGGCAACCACGTGCGCATCCCCAATGCGGACGTATTCAAGGGCATCGTCGTGAATTACACCCGCAATCCCGAGCGCCGGTTCGAGTTCACGCTGGGCGTGGCCACCGACTGCAACCTGAAGCAGGCGGTCGACGTGGGGGTGGCGGCACTGGAACACCTGCCGTTCGTGCTGCGCCAGCCCGGACCGGCCGGCACGGTGCAGGATGTGGGCGACTCAAACGTATTGCTGTGGTTTTCCGGCTGGATCGATCAGCAGCAGACGGACTTTCTCAAGGCGCGCGGGGAGGGCATCCGCCTCGCCAAGCGCGCCCTGGAGGACGCCGGCTTCGCCTTGCCGGAGCCCATCTACACCATCCGCATGGGCGCCGCGGCGAGCGCCGCAGTCGGGTCCGCGGTTCCGCCTGCGCCCGCCGGCGAGGCGCACCGGACGCCGGCAGCAACCCCGGAGCGCGCCGATGTCGGCGACGCCTCCCGCGAGACCGCCGTCGTCGAGAAGGTCGATGCGGAACGTTCCTCTCTCGGCGAACAGGATCTGTTGCGCCCCGAAGCGCCGGGCGAGTAG